A stretch of Chelmon rostratus isolate fCheRos1 chromosome 18, fCheRos1.pri, whole genome shotgun sequence DNA encodes these proteins:
- the LOC121621599 gene encoding serine/threonine-protein phosphatase PP1-beta catalytic subunit-like, giving the protein MAESELNVDSIISRLLEVRGCRPGKVVQMTEAEVRGLCIKSREIFLSQPILLELEAPLKICGDIHGQYTDLLRLFEYGGFPPEANYLFLGDYVDRGKQSLETICLLLAYKIKYPENFFLLRGNHECASINRIYGFYDECKRRFNIKLWKTFTDCFNCLPIAAIIDEKIFCCHGGLSPDLQSMEQIRRIMRPTDVPDTGLLCDLLWSDPDKDVQGWGENDRGVSFTFGADVVSKFLNRHDLDLICRAHQVVEDGYEFFAKRQLVTLFSAPNYCGEFDNAGGMMSVDESLMCSFQILKPSEKKAKYQYGGVNSGRPVTPPRTTQAPKKR; this is encoded by the exons ATGGCGGAAAGCGAGTTGAACGTTGACAGCATCATCTCTCGGTTACTGGAAG TGCGAGGATGTCGTCCAGGGAAGGTGGTGCAGATGACAGAGGCTGAGGTGCGGGGGCTCTGCATCAAGTCCAGAGAGATTTTCCTCAGTCAGCCCATCCTGCTAGAACTGGAGGCTCCACTCAAAATCTGCG GTGACATCCACGGACAGTACACAGACTTGCTGAGGCTATTTGAGTATGGAGGCTTCCCTCCAGAGGCCAACTACCTGTTCCTGGGGGATTACGTGGACAGAGGGAAGCAGTCGCTGGAGACCATCTGCCTGCTGCTTGCCTACAAGATCAAATACCCAGAAAACTTCTTCTTGCTCAGGGGGAACCACGAGTGTGCCTCCATCAATCGCATTTACGGCTTCTATGATGAGT gcAAGCGCAGGTTCAACATAAAGCTCTGGAAGACCTTCACAGACTGTTTTAATTGTCTGCCCATTGCTGCTATTATTGACGAGAAGATTTTCTGCTGCCATGGAG GGCTCTCACCTGACCTACAGTCCATGGAACAGATTCGACGCATTATGAGACCCACTGATGTCCCTGACACAG GGTTGCTGTGTGACCTGCTGTGGTCAGACCCAGACAAAGACGTCCAGGGCTGGGGGGAGAATGATCGGGGAGTTTCCTTCACCTTTGGGGCCGACGTGGTCAGCAAGTTTCTCAACCGTCACGACCTGGACCTCATCTGCCGAGCACATCAG GTTGTTGAAGATGGCTATGAGTTCTTTGCCAAACGACAGCTGGTGACGCTGTTCTCGGCCCCCAACTACTGCGGGGAGTTTGACAACGCAGGCGGCATGATGAGTGTGGACGAGTCCCTTATGTGCTCCTTTCAG ATCCTGAAGCCGtcagaaaagaaagcaaagtaCCAGTACGGAGGGGTGAATTCAGGGCGCCCTGTCACCCCGCCTCGTACCACTCAGGCTCCGAAAAAGAGGTGA